A window of Salvelinus alpinus chromosome 31, SLU_Salpinus.1, whole genome shotgun sequence contains these coding sequences:
- the LOC139561453 gene encoding chorion transcription factor Cf2-like: MSELQLLRVFLNDRLTAAAVEIFGAVEKTIVEYQEENDRLRSMLRITPENQLCKIDSLQLSVSVSEEDVPPEQQHCEQEWSPSLGQEDPETTLIKEEQEELRTSEEEEQLQGLFDTKYSIFTPSCLKNEYDQEDLLPSLTLPQNQTVDNRERESEPVYPKPFGTVTHLRGLDIPCDPPDNQNNASAISSNPVGLDRSLPFDLNTPFGENSSKLSTTSRITHHCRDCGETFALKADLQRHVTLPKKRPCECSFCKKRYNSTCKLKAHVRLCHGEKPCTCPFCGKTFKQKGHLSTHMRIHTGEKPFTCGYCGKSFIQKGDLRRHILTHTGKKPFSCGYCGKGFIRKEHLTAHIRTHTGE, from the exons ATGTCTGAACTACAATTGTTGCGTGTGTTTTTGAATGATCGTTTAACGGCGGCTGCTGTGGAGATTTTCGGGGCAGTTGAGAAAACGATAGTGGAGTACCAGGAGGAGAATGATCGGCTACGGAGCATGCTGCGGATCACACCGGAGAATCAACTATGTAAAATAG actcactgcagctgtctgtctctgtctctgaagaggacgttccccctgagcagcagcattgtgagcaggagtggagccccagtctgggacaggaagacccagagacCACACTgattaaagaggaacaggaggaacTCAGGACCAgtgaggaggaagagcagcttcaaGGGCTCTTTGATACGAAATACTCCATATTCACTCCTTCCTGTTTGAAAAATGAATATGATCAGGAGGACCTACTTCCGTCCTTGACTCTTCCCCAAAACCAGACTGTGGATAACAGAGAGCGTGAATCTGAACCAGTGTATCCTAAACCTTTTGGCACTGTGACCCACCTAAGGGGCCTGGACATTCCCTGTGACCCTCCAGATAATCAGAACAATGCCTCAGCCATAAGCAGCAACCCAGTAGGACTTGACAGAAGTCTACCATTTGATCTCAACACACCATTTGGGGAAAACTCTTCCAAACTCAGCACCACATCTAGAATAACTCACCACTGCCGTGACTGTGGTGAAACATTTGCACTGAAAGCTGACCTGCAGAGGCATGTGACTCTCCCCAAGAAGAGACCTTGCGAATGCAGCTTCTGCAAAAAACGCTACAACTCCACCTGTAAACTGAAGGCCCATGTCCGACTCTGTCACGGTGAGAAACCCTGCACCTGCCCCTTTTGTGGCAAGACCTTCAAACAAAAAGGACATCTGTCCACTCACATgagaatccacacaggagagaaaccatttaccTGTGGTTACTGTGGGAAGAGCTTTATTCAGAAGGGGGACCTAAGGAGGCATATCCTGACTCACACAGGaaagaaaccatttagctgtggttACTGTGGTAAAGGCTTCATTCGCAAGGAGCACCTAACTGCACATATACGGACTCACACTGGAGAGTAA